A genomic window from Streptomyces broussonetiae includes:
- a CDS encoding phospholipase D-like domain-containing protein, whose amino-acid sequence MLWKALTRAGTALAAGAAVVATAVPANAASYSAFAFSQTTSQPQIYDFINSATSSLDMTMYELEDTTAVNDLIALENKGVTVRVVLDRQHKTANNSAYTSLTNAGVGVVWSSSSFTYTHQKTITVDGTKSLVLTGNLTSQYYTTGRDYGVFTDDARDVAAIEKVFNADYAGTSVTPTDGDHLLWSPTDARSRLVSFINSATKTLDVEELEFSDSTVVNAIVARANAGVKVRVVLESPSSYSSEVSEIKAAGGTVVGYSDPNGFYIHAKAMVADYGLSTQEVEAGSMNISSNSLSNNRELGIILTGTGVAQPVAQTIETTFASDYAGGTAA is encoded by the coding sequence ATGCTGTGGAAGGCCCTCACCCGCGCAGGTACAGCCCTGGCGGCCGGCGCCGCGGTCGTCGCCACCGCCGTACCCGCGAACGCCGCAAGCTACTCGGCGTTCGCCTTCTCCCAGACCACGAGCCAGCCCCAGATCTACGACTTCATCAACTCGGCCACCAGCTCGCTCGACATGACGATGTACGAGCTGGAGGACACCACCGCCGTCAACGACCTCATCGCCCTCGAGAACAAGGGCGTGACGGTCCGGGTCGTCCTCGACCGCCAGCACAAGACCGCCAACAACTCGGCGTACACGTCCCTGACGAACGCGGGCGTGGGCGTGGTCTGGTCGTCCTCCTCCTTCACCTACACCCACCAGAAGACCATCACGGTCGACGGCACCAAGTCCCTGGTCCTGACCGGGAACCTGACCTCGCAGTACTACACGACCGGCCGTGACTACGGCGTCTTCACCGACGACGCCCGCGACGTGGCCGCGATCGAGAAGGTCTTCAACGCCGACTACGCCGGCACCTCGGTCACCCCCACCGACGGCGACCACCTGCTGTGGTCCCCCACGGACGCACGCAGCCGCCTGGTGTCCTTCATCAACTCCGCGACCAAGACCCTCGACGTGGAGGAGCTGGAGTTCAGCGACAGCACGGTCGTCAACGCGATCGTGGCCCGCGCCAACGCCGGCGTGAAGGTCCGCGTGGTCCTGGAGAGCCCCTCCAGCTACTCCAGCGAGGTCTCCGAGATCAAGGCCGCGGGCGGCACGGTCGTCGGCTACTCCGACCCCAACGGCTTCTACATCCACGCCAAGGCGATGGTCGCCGACTACGGCCTGTCCACCCAGGAGGTCGAGGCCGGCTCGATGAACATCAGCAGCAACTCCCTCAGCAACAACCGGGAGCTGGGCATCATCCTCACCGGCACGGGCGTGGCCCAGCCGGTCGCCCAGACGATCGAGACGACGTTCGCGAGCGACTACGCGGGCGGTACGGCGGCCTGA
- a CDS encoding redox-sensing transcriptional repressor Rex — protein MATGRTHRPATRSRGIPEATVARLPLYLRALTALSERSVPTVSSEELAAAAGVNSAKLRKDFSYLGSYGTRGVGYDVEYLVYQISRELGLTQDWPVVIVGIGNLGAALANYGGFASRGFRVAALIDADPAMAGKPVAGIPVQHTDDLEKIIKDNGVSIGVIATPAGAAQQVCDRLVSAGVTSILNFAPTVLSVPDGVDVRKVDLSIELQILAFHEQRKAGEETAAGDIGSLPASTPRVAAADDSADQGPDGDVPAVMPA, from the coding sequence GTGGCAACTGGCCGAACACATCGACCGGCGACCCGCAGCCGAGGGATTCCCGAGGCCACCGTCGCCCGGCTTCCGCTGTACCTCCGAGCCCTGACCGCACTGTCGGAGCGCTCGGTACCCACGGTCTCCTCCGAGGAGCTGGCGGCCGCGGCGGGGGTCAACTCCGCCAAGCTGCGCAAGGATTTCTCGTACCTGGGCTCCTACGGAACGCGCGGTGTCGGCTACGACGTGGAGTATCTCGTCTACCAGATCTCCCGTGAACTCGGCCTGACCCAGGACTGGCCCGTCGTCATCGTCGGTATCGGTAACCTCGGCGCCGCCCTGGCCAACTACGGCGGGTTCGCCTCCCGTGGCTTCCGGGTGGCCGCGCTGATCGACGCCGACCCCGCCATGGCCGGAAAGCCCGTCGCCGGTATTCCGGTGCAGCACACGGACGACCTCGAGAAGATCATCAAGGACAACGGGGTCTCCATCGGCGTCATCGCCACCCCCGCGGGCGCCGCCCAGCAGGTCTGCGACCGGCTGGTGAGCGCCGGGGTCACCTCGATCCTGAACTTCGCGCCGACCGTGCTGTCCGTCCCCGACGGCGTCGACGTGCGCAAGGTCGACCTCTCCATCGAACTGCAGATCCTCGCCTTCCACGAGCAGCGCAAGGCCGGTGAGGAGACCGCGGCCGGAGACATAGGCAGCCTGCCCGCCTCCACTCCGCGTGTCGCAGCCGCTGACGACTCCGCCGACCAGGGGCCCGACGGGGACGTACCCGCCGTGATGCCGGCATGA
- a CDS encoding bifunctional uroporphyrinogen-III C-methyltransferase/uroporphyrinogen-III synthase, which yields MSPTTLPAGLEHGHVTFLGAGPGDPGLLTLRAVEALSHADVLIAEHEVLDVIRTHARQGVSVVWTDADPSSVSPPGTGTPQLTVVDGTSTTAAVPSPARDAAHLVMEAARSGRRVVRAVSGDPGLDTYAAEEMLACAAAGVPFEVVPGVAAAVGVPAYAGVPLRDAQGADVRFVDARTASDRCWTEVGASDGTVVVSTTLDSVAAAAGELVSAGRKPDTPLTVTVAGTTTRQRTWTATLGTIAQTLKQAKVLPSPDGGRPVIAVVGERSAAAQRDQLSWFESKPLFGWKVLVPRTKEQAASLSDQLRSYGAVPHEVPTIAVEPPRTPQQMERAVKGLVTGRYEWIAFTSVNAVKAVREKFEEYGLDARAFAGIKVAAVGEQTARALVAFGVKPDLVPSGEQSAAGLLEDWPPYDPVFDPIDRVFLPRADIATETLVAGLIELGWEVDDVTAYRTVRASPPPADTREAIKGGGFDAVLFTSSSTVRNLVGIAGKPHNVTVIACIGPATAKTAEEHGLRVDVMAPEPSVHKLAEALADFGLKRRAAALEAGDPVTRPSERRPGARRRRSTT from the coding sequence GTGAGCCCCACCACCCTTCCCGCCGGCCTCGAACACGGGCACGTCACCTTCCTCGGTGCCGGACCCGGGGATCCGGGACTGCTGACTCTGCGCGCCGTGGAGGCGCTGTCGCACGCGGACGTCCTGATCGCCGAGCACGAGGTGCTCGACGTGATCCGGACGCACGCGCGGCAGGGCGTCTCCGTCGTGTGGACGGACGCCGACCCCTCCTCGGTGTCGCCACCGGGCACGGGCACACCGCAGCTCACGGTCGTTGACGGCACGTCAACAACCGCCGCTGTCCCGTCCCCTGCCCGGGATGCCGCTCATCTTGTCATGGAGGCCGCGCGCTCCGGCAGGCGGGTCGTCCGTGCGGTGTCCGGGGACCCGGGACTTGATACGTACGCGGCCGAGGAAATGCTCGCCTGCGCCGCCGCCGGTGTGCCCTTCGAGGTCGTGCCGGGTGTGGCGGCCGCGGTCGGCGTGCCGGCGTACGCCGGTGTGCCGCTGCGCGACGCGCAGGGCGCGGACGTCCGGTTCGTGGACGCCCGGACCGCCTCCGACCGCTGCTGGACGGAGGTGGGTGCCTCCGACGGCACGGTGGTCGTCTCCACGACCCTCGACTCGGTGGCCGCGGCGGCCGGCGAACTGGTCTCCGCCGGCCGCAAGCCGGACACCCCGCTGACGGTCACCGTCGCCGGTACGACGACCCGCCAGCGCACCTGGACCGCCACCCTCGGCACGATCGCGCAGACGCTGAAGCAGGCGAAGGTGCTGCCGTCGCCGGACGGCGGCCGGCCGGTGATAGCCGTGGTCGGTGAGCGTTCCGCCGCCGCCCAGCGCGACCAGTTGTCGTGGTTCGAGTCCAAGCCGCTGTTCGGCTGGAAGGTGCTCGTGCCGCGCACGAAGGAGCAGGCGGCTTCGCTCTCCGACCAGCTGCGGTCCTACGGCGCGGTGCCGCACGAGGTCCCGACGATCGCGGTGGAACCGCCGCGCACCCCGCAGCAGATGGAGCGGGCGGTCAAGGGCCTGGTGACGGGCCGCTACGAGTGGATCGCGTTCACGTCGGTCAACGCGGTGAAGGCGGTCCGGGAGAAGTTCGAGGAGTACGGCCTCGACGCGCGTGCCTTCGCGGGCATCAAGGTGGCCGCGGTGGGCGAGCAGACCGCCAGGGCGCTGGTCGCCTTCGGTGTGAAGCCGGACCTGGTGCCGAGCGGTGAGCAGTCGGCCGCCGGTCTGCTGGAGGACTGGCCGCCGTACGACCCGGTCTTCGACCCGATCGACCGCGTCTTCCTGCCGCGGGCCGACATCGCCACGGAGACCCTGGTCGCCGGGCTGATCGAGCTGGGCTGGGAGGTCGACGACGTCACGGCCTACCGGACCGTGCGGGCCTCGCCGCCGCCGGCGGACACACGGGAGGCGATCAAGGGCGGCGGCTTCGACGCCGTGCTCTTCACGTCCTCGTCCACCGTGCGGAACCTGGTGGGCATCGCGGGCAAGCCGCACAACGTGACGGTGATCGCCTGCATCGGCCCGGCGACCGCCAAGACCGCCGAGGAGCACGGGCTGCGGGTCGACGTCATGGCTCCGGAGCCGTCGGTGCACAAGCTGGCGGAGGCGCTGGCCGACTTCGGCCTCAAGCGGCGCGCTGCCGCGCTGGAGGCCGGGGACCCGGTGACGCGGCCCAGCGAGCGGCGGCCGGGGGCGCGCAGGCGCCGGTCCACGACGTGA
- a CDS encoding transcriptional regulator, which translates to MPGWDVGEGETVVDGAMQSGFAELLRELKNRSGHSYGTLAGRLHMSTSTLHRYCNGDAVPTDYAPVERLARLCRATPEELVELHRRWVLADARRGRKEPTAPAPAAPKEAPDAAAEAVPVQEPVPPVPEGSGPVPGDRPRPRRRTRTVLAAALAVTALLGTAALALTSGGAEADGKGAGAPAATGSGPAGHAPTAGAPRATDDGRSASASPSSGSSSSGAPSDGGPSAPHSAAGAPGGTDTAATPLAVTTHPYSWESPCSQHYLIDRASGDVPPPPLEQDAPAWVAVHRAVSAGEQFVTFTVQGTGDDTVVLEGLSVRMVGRRAPLAWNDYAMGYPGVGCGGGVPTRSFTVALDALRPQVVPESGHQNFPFKVSRSDPEVFYVTADASAYDVSWYLELAWSSGTRHGTLVIDDNGRPLRTSGNNGRPAYAFPLGGNAWKPAAQAGN; encoded by the coding sequence ATGCCGGGATGGGACGTGGGGGAGGGGGAGACGGTGGTGGACGGCGCCATGCAGAGCGGTTTCGCGGAGCTTCTGCGGGAGTTGAAGAACCGCTCCGGACACAGCTACGGCACGCTCGCGGGGCGGCTCCACATGAGTACGTCGACACTCCACCGCTACTGCAACGGGGACGCCGTACCGACCGACTACGCCCCCGTCGAACGCCTCGCCCGGCTGTGCAGGGCCACGCCCGAGGAACTGGTGGAGCTGCACCGCAGGTGGGTGCTGGCGGACGCGCGGCGGGGCAGGAAGGAGCCGACGGCACCGGCGCCCGCGGCACCCAAGGAGGCGCCGGATGCGGCTGCGGAGGCGGTGCCCGTCCAGGAGCCGGTGCCGCCGGTGCCGGAGGGTTCCGGGCCGGTGCCCGGCGACCGGCCGCGCCCCCGGCGCCGTACCCGGACCGTGCTCGCCGCCGCCCTCGCCGTCACCGCGCTGCTCGGTACGGCGGCACTCGCCCTCACCTCCGGCGGGGCGGAGGCGGACGGCAAGGGCGCGGGGGCTCCGGCCGCCACGGGCTCCGGCCCCGCGGGGCACGCGCCCACGGCCGGTGCTCCGCGGGCGACGGACGACGGCCGCTCGGCGTCCGCCTCCCCGTCCTCCGGCTCCTCGTCCTCCGGCGCCCCGTCCGACGGCGGGCCGAGCGCCCCGCACTCCGCCGCCGGCGCCCCCGGCGGCACGGACACCGCCGCCACGCCCCTCGCGGTCACCACCCACCCGTACTCCTGGGAGAGCCCCTGCTCCCAGCACTATCTGATCGACCGGGCGTCGGGCGACGTCCCGCCGCCCCCGCTGGAGCAGGACGCGCCCGCCTGGGTGGCCGTGCACAGGGCGGTGTCGGCGGGGGAGCAGTTCGTCACGTTCACCGTGCAGGGCACCGGCGACGACACCGTCGTCCTCGAGGGGCTGTCCGTGCGCATGGTCGGCCGGCGGGCGCCGCTTGCCTGGAACGACTACGCCATGGGCTATCCGGGCGTGGGCTGCGGCGGGGGCGTGCCGACCCGTTCCTTCACGGTCGCGCTCGACGCCCTGCGCCCCCAGGTCGTGCCGGAGTCCGGGCACCAGAACTTCCCGTTCAAGGTGAGCCGTTCGGACCCCGAGGTCTTCTATGTCACGGCCGACGCCTCCGCGTACGACGTCAGCTGGTACCTCGAGCTGGCGTGGTCCAGCGGGACACGGCACGGCACGCTGGTGATCGACGACAACGGCCGGCCGCTGCGCACCAGCGGCAACAACGGACGGCCCGCGTACGCCTTTCCGCTGGGCGGCAACGCCTGGAAACCGGCGGCTCAGGCAGGGAACTGA
- a CDS encoding DUF4253 domain-containing protein, which translates to MATLPNPLPTLATDPSGRSLGLRLPPGRLVDATDDGPWPEPLLWHAQKPAAPGTWKALGAPGARVGLLPVLVDLGGSRGGPEDWGLLPGETSYPGDHDAEEVLAEYWEEETAELEDTGETAPFGYEWPGLAPATQLAADPDTRAAQIADALDSGRDAVIEEAHLALVPARRSADIPAAIGWTGPVNYDTDVARICAVLRSWEDRFGIRVVALGLDTLVVSVAAPPTTREEAEAVAAEHFAFCPDAVTQGEEGTDGLRGYAKTLLGEPVWTFWWD; encoded by the coding sequence ATGGCGACTCTTCCCAATCCGCTGCCCACGCTGGCCACCGACCCTAGCGGGCGTTCCCTGGGGCTGCGGCTTCCCCCCGGCCGACTGGTCGATGCGACGGACGACGGCCCCTGGCCCGAGCCCCTGCTGTGGCACGCTCAGAAGCCGGCCGCGCCCGGCACCTGGAAAGCCCTGGGCGCACCCGGCGCCCGGGTCGGTCTGCTGCCCGTGCTGGTGGACCTGGGCGGCTCCCGGGGCGGCCCGGAGGACTGGGGCCTGCTGCCCGGCGAGACCTCGTATCCGGGCGATCACGACGCCGAGGAGGTCCTCGCGGAGTACTGGGAGGAGGAGACGGCGGAGCTGGAGGACACCGGGGAGACGGCGCCCTTCGGGTACGAGTGGCCCGGTCTCGCCCCCGCCACCCAGCTCGCCGCCGATCCGGACACCCGCGCCGCCCAGATCGCCGACGCCCTGGACAGTGGCCGGGACGCGGTGATCGAGGAGGCGCATCTCGCCCTGGTCCCGGCCCGCCGGTCCGCCGACATACCGGCGGCGATCGGCTGGACCGGCCCGGTGAACTACGACACCGACGTGGCCCGGATCTGCGCGGTCCTGCGTTCCTGGGAGGACCGCTTCGGCATCCGGGTCGTGGCCCTCGGGCTGGACACCCTCGTCGTGTCCGTCGCGGCCCCGCCGACCACCCGCGAGGAGGCCGAGGCGGTGGCGGCGGAGCACTTCGCGTTCTGCCCGGACGCCGTCACCCAGGGCGAGGAGGGCACGGACGGCCTGCGCGGGTACGCCAAGACCCTGCTCGGCGAGCCGGTGTGGACCTTCTGGTGGGACTGA
- the hemC gene encoding hydroxymethylbilane synthase: MSDKALRLGTRRSKLAMAQSGQVAEAVRRVTGRPVELVEITTYGDTSREHLAQIGGTGVFVTALRDALVRGEVDFAVHSLKDLPTAQPAELVLAAVPEREDPRDVIVARDALKFTDLPRGARIGTGSPRRMAQLNAYARAHGLDIETVPIRGNVDTRIRYVRDGELDAVVLAAAGLNRIGRGDEVTDFLSVDTVLPAPGQGALAIECRAGNTAEDAALIAALGALDDPFTRVAVTAERSLLAALEAGCSAPVGALADLLADGQIVKEMRLRGVVGTTDGTRMVQLSTTGPVPQTETQASALGRDLATEMLAQGAAGLMGERAQ; this comes from the coding sequence ATGAGTGACAAGGCACTGAGGCTGGGGACCAGGCGCAGCAAGCTCGCCATGGCCCAGTCCGGGCAGGTGGCGGAGGCCGTCCGCCGGGTGACCGGGCGGCCCGTGGAGCTGGTCGAGATCACCACCTACGGCGACACCTCCCGCGAGCACCTCGCACAGATCGGCGGCACCGGCGTCTTCGTCACGGCGCTGCGCGACGCGCTGGTGCGGGGCGAGGTCGACTTCGCGGTTCATTCGCTCAAGGACCTCCCGACGGCGCAGCCCGCCGAACTCGTCCTCGCCGCCGTGCCGGAGCGCGAGGACCCGCGGGACGTGATCGTCGCCCGGGACGCGCTCAAGTTCACGGACCTGCCGCGCGGCGCCCGCATAGGCACCGGCTCGCCGCGCCGCATGGCCCAGCTGAACGCGTACGCCCGCGCCCACGGCCTGGACATCGAGACGGTCCCGATCCGCGGCAACGTCGACACCCGCATCCGGTACGTCCGCGACGGTGAACTGGACGCCGTGGTGCTGGCCGCCGCCGGACTGAACCGGATCGGCCGCGGCGACGAAGTGACCGACTTCCTGTCGGTCGACACGGTTTTGCCCGCCCCCGGCCAGGGGGCCCTGGCGATCGAGTGCAGGGCGGGGAACACCGCCGAAGATGCTGCACTGATCGCCGCGCTCGGCGCACTGGACGACCCGTTCACGCGGGTCGCCGTCACTGCCGAGCGCTCACTGCTCGCCGCCCTGGAGGCCGGTTGCAGCGCACCTGTGGGCGCGCTGGCCGACCTTCTGGCCGACGGGCAGATTGTCAAGGAAATGCGCCTGCGTGGCGTCGTCGGCACGACCGACGGCACGCGCATGGTGCAGCTGTCCACCACCGGTCCCGTGCCCCAGACGGAGACCCAGGCGTCGGCACTCGGTCGCGACCTCGCCACCGAGATGCTCGCCCAGGGCGCGGCCGGTCTGATGGGGGAGCGAGCACAGTGA
- a CDS encoding glutamyl-tRNA reductase gives MSLLVVGLSHRSAPVSVLERAALSTDAQIKLLQDTVAAEPAAEAAVLATCNRIELYADVDKFHAGVAELSTLLAQHSGVGLEELTPYLYVHYEDRAVHQLFSVACGLDSMVVGEGQILGQIKDSLAKAQDLHTAGRLLNDLFQQALRVGKRAHSETGIDRAGQSLVTFGLEQLAAGADVPAWAGGKKALVIGAGSMSSLAAATLARAGVTEVVVANRTFERAERLAQILTDADDNSVTARAVEMTAVSDELTRADVVVSCTGATGLVLTAEAVAQAVEGRTGQPAVAAPTRPAAVPAPLPPTSVGSDENCPLDLAAAQTGFSVMGEAAVAGMNAATLEQHAAWVAGGAVDRQGRRTPEADAELITALAATAATVGRIPERRRPEPPAERPEPFFFLLDLAMPRDIDAAVHRLAGVRLVDIESLAEASADAPMAADVDQVRRIVSDEVAAFGAAQRAAHITPTVVALRTMAADVVASEIARLDGRLPGLDDRQRGEIRQAVHRVVDKLLHAPTVRVKQLAAEPGGAGYADALRTLFDLDPETVASVFRAEDSTETKDRPA, from the coding sequence ATGAGTCTCCTCGTCGTCGGACTGAGCCACCGCAGCGCGCCGGTGAGCGTGCTGGAGCGGGCCGCGCTGAGCACGGACGCCCAGATCAAGCTGCTCCAGGACACGGTCGCCGCCGAGCCCGCCGCCGAGGCCGCGGTGCTCGCCACCTGCAACCGCATCGAGCTGTACGCCGACGTGGACAAGTTCCACGCGGGCGTCGCCGAGCTGTCCACGCTGCTCGCCCAGCACAGCGGCGTCGGCCTGGAGGAACTGACCCCCTACCTCTACGTGCACTACGAGGACCGGGCCGTCCACCAGCTGTTCTCGGTGGCCTGCGGACTGGACTCGATGGTCGTCGGCGAGGGGCAGATCCTCGGCCAGATCAAGGACTCCCTGGCCAAGGCGCAGGACCTGCACACCGCCGGCCGGCTGCTGAACGACCTGTTCCAGCAGGCCCTGAGGGTCGGCAAGCGCGCGCACTCCGAGACCGGGATCGACCGCGCCGGGCAGTCCCTGGTCACCTTCGGCCTCGAGCAGCTGGCCGCCGGCGCGGACGTGCCCGCCTGGGCCGGTGGCAAGAAGGCGCTGGTCATCGGCGCCGGGTCGATGTCCTCGCTGGCCGCCGCCACGCTGGCGCGGGCCGGAGTCACCGAGGTCGTCGTCGCCAACCGCACCTTCGAGCGCGCCGAGCGCCTCGCACAGATCCTCACCGACGCCGACGACAACTCAGTCACCGCGCGCGCGGTCGAGATGACCGCCGTGTCCGACGAACTGACACGTGCCGACGTCGTCGTCTCCTGTACCGGGGCGACGGGCCTGGTCCTCACGGCGGAAGCGGTCGCGCAGGCGGTCGAGGGCCGCACCGGGCAGCCGGCCGTCGCCGCCCCCACCCGGCCCGCGGCCGTACCGGCCCCGCTGCCGCCCACCAGCGTCGGCAGCGACGAGAACTGCCCGCTGGACCTGGCCGCCGCGCAGACCGGCTTCTCCGTCATGGGCGAGGCGGCCGTGGCCGGCATGAACGCGGCCACCCTGGAGCAGCACGCGGCCTGGGTCGCGGGAGGGGCCGTCGACCGCCAGGGCCGCCGTACGCCCGAGGCGGACGCCGAGCTGATCACCGCGCTCGCCGCGACCGCCGCCACGGTCGGCCGGATCCCCGAGCGGCGCAGGCCGGAACCGCCGGCCGAGCGGCCCGAGCCCTTCTTCTTCCTCCTCGACCTGGCCATGCCCCGCGACATCGACGCGGCCGTGCACCGGCTGGCCGGGGTGCGCCTGGTGGACATCGAGTCCCTCGCCGAGGCCTCCGCGGACGCGCCGATGGCGGCCGACGTGGACCAGGTCCGGCGTATCGTCTCCGACGAGGTCGCGGCCTTCGGCGCGGCACAGCGGGCGGCGCACATCACGCCGACCGTGGTCGCGCTGCGCACCATGGCCGCGGATGTCGTGGCGAGTGAGATCGCGCGGCTCGACGGGCGGCTGCCCGGCCTGGACGACCGCCAGCGCGGGGAGATCCGCCAGGCGGTGCACCGGGTCGTGGACAAGCTGCTGCACGCGCCGACCGTACGAGTCAAGCAGCTCGCGGCCGAGCCCGGCGGCGCCGGGTACGCGGACGCACTGCGCACCCTGTTCGACCTCGACCCCGAGACGGTCGCCTCCGTCTTTCGGGCCGAGGACAGCACAGAGACGAAGGACCGACCGGCATGA
- a CDS encoding DUF4232 domain-containing protein, with the protein MRLRHIRLYAVTGTALTALALTACAGGGTGTKDEGAAGPRPTTAATATADRTATPGVPGGAPGATNTAGAPKATTVSARTSATKPGKHAAAALQPCNGSNTKVTATPVSRPLNHLLLTATNVSGRRCDLMYWPTPRFDDAQWAPEVIKDSEPQAVVSLEPGQSGYAGVRLSAADGSGENGTTAHKLEVLFLGRTPDTDSGPSAHPVLPAKGVYYDSTLAMTYWQQDRSDALSW; encoded by the coding sequence ATGCGTTTGCGCCACATTCGTCTGTACGCGGTGACCGGTACCGCCCTGACCGCGCTCGCCCTCACGGCGTGCGCGGGCGGCGGAACCGGCACGAAGGACGAGGGCGCTGCCGGGCCGCGGCCCACCACGGCGGCCACGGCTACGGCGGACAGGACCGCCACGCCCGGCGTGCCCGGCGGCGCACCCGGTGCGACGAACACCGCCGGTGCACCCAAGGCCACCACCGTCTCCGCCCGCACCTCCGCCACGAAGCCCGGCAAGCACGCGGCCGCCGCGCTCCAGCCGTGCAACGGCTCGAACACGAAGGTGACGGCCACGCCGGTGTCCCGCCCGCTCAACCACCTGCTGCTCACCGCCACGAACGTCAGCGGCAGGCGCTGCGACCTGATGTACTGGCCGACCCCGCGCTTCGACGATGCGCAGTGGGCGCCGGAAGTGATCAAGGACAGCGAACCGCAGGCCGTGGTGTCCCTGGAGCCGGGCCAGTCCGGGTACGCGGGCGTGCGGCTGTCGGCGGCCGACGGCAGCGGCGAGAACGGCACCACCGCCCACAAGCTGGAGGTGCTCTTCCTGGGCCGCACGCCGGACACCGACAGCGGCCCCTCCGCGCACCCCGTGCTGCCCGCCAAGGGTGTGTACTACGACTCCACGCTGGCGATGACGTACTGGCAGCAGGACAGGTCGGACGCGCTCAGCTGGTAG
- a CDS encoding VOC family protein has translation MTADATSAPAFRYAAVTFDCADPAELACFYGDLLGYATLYSSDDFVFLGKEGATGLGFNRLADYRPPTWPDPAQEKQAHIELGVDDLDTAEKHLLGLGATKPEHQPQPDRWRVLLDPAGHPFCITTLV, from the coding sequence ATGACCGCAGACGCCACTTCCGCACCCGCGTTCCGCTACGCCGCCGTCACCTTCGACTGTGCCGACCCCGCCGAACTCGCCTGCTTCTACGGCGATTTGCTCGGCTACGCGACCCTGTACTCCTCCGACGACTTCGTCTTCCTCGGCAAGGAGGGCGCGACCGGCCTCGGCTTCAACCGTCTCGCCGACTACCGCCCGCCGACCTGGCCGGACCCGGCGCAGGAGAAGCAGGCGCACATCGAACTCGGCGTGGACGACCTGGACACCGCCGAGAAGCACCTGCTCGGACTGGGCGCCACCAAGCCCGAGCACCAGCCGCAGCCGGACCGCTGGCGGGTGCTGCTGGACCCGGCCGGGCACCCGTTCTGCATCACCACGCTGGTCTGA
- the hemB gene encoding porphobilinogen synthase, protein MTKYGSFPGTRPRRLRTSPVMRRMVAETRLHPADFILPAFVREGVSEPVPIAAMPGVVQHTRDSLKKAALQAVQAGISGIMLFGVPEEDKKDALGTPGTDPDGILQVAIRDVRAEVGDDLLVMSDLCLDETTDHGHCGVLDAGGRVDNDATLERYAEMAQVQADAGAHVVGPSGMMDGQIGVVRDALDQIGREDVAILAYTAKYSSAFYGPFREAVASSLQGDRKTYQQDPANWRESLRELELDLAEGADMVMVKPAGPYLDILARVADSVDVPVAAYQISGEYAMIEAAAEKGWIDRDRAIVETLTGIKRAGARNILTYWATEVAQRLRQFEGPTS, encoded by the coding sequence ATGACGAAGTACGGATCTTTTCCCGGTACGCGTCCCCGGCGGCTGCGGACCTCGCCCGTCATGCGCCGGATGGTCGCCGAAACGCGCCTGCACCCGGCCGACTTCATCCTCCCGGCGTTCGTCCGGGAGGGCGTGAGCGAGCCCGTGCCGATCGCCGCCATGCCCGGGGTCGTCCAGCACACCCGCGACAGCCTGAAGAAGGCCGCGCTCCAGGCCGTGCAGGCCGGGATCTCCGGGATCATGCTGTTCGGCGTGCCGGAGGAGGACAAGAAGGACGCCCTCGGTACCCCCGGCACCGACCCGGACGGGATCCTCCAGGTCGCGATCCGGGACGTGCGCGCCGAGGTCGGCGACGACCTGCTCGTCATGTCCGACCTGTGCCTGGACGAGACCACCGACCACGGGCACTGCGGTGTGCTGGACGCCGGGGGCCGTGTCGACAACGACGCCACCCTCGAGCGGTACGCCGAGATGGCCCAGGTGCAGGCCGACGCCGGAGCCCATGTCGTGGGCCCCAGCGGGATGATGGACGGCCAGATCGGCGTCGTCCGTGACGCGCTCGACCAGATCGGGCGCGAGGACGTCGCCATCCTCGCCTACACCGCCAAGTACTCCTCCGCGTTCTACGGCCCCTTCCGCGAGGCCGTCGCCTCCTCGCTCCAGGGCGACCGCAAGACCTACCAGCAGGATCCCGCCAACTGGCGCGAGTCCCTGCGGGAGCTGGAGCTGGACCTGGCCGAGGGCGCCGACATGGTCATGGTCAAGCCGGCCGGGCCGTACCTCGACATCCTCGCCCGGGTCGCCGACAGCGTGGACGTGCCCGTCGCCGCCTACCAGATCTCCGGTGAGTACGCGATGATCGAGGCCGCCGCCGAGAAGGGCTGGATCGACCGGGACCGGGCCATCGTGGAGACCCTGACGGGCATCAAGCGGGCCGGCGCGCGCAACATCCTCACCTACTGGGCGACCGAAGTGGCCCAGCGGCTGCGGCAGTTCGAGGGTCCTACCAGCTGA